From a single Mycolicibacterium moriokaense genomic region:
- a CDS encoding DUF6049 family protein → MSALFTLPLANPRTAAGQPGVTPFLTVHIDRITPDVVTTTSDPIVTVAGTVQNVGDRPVRDVMVRLEDTGAVTSSAGLRTNLTGNVDQFEPVAQFITLAPELERGDAVPFVLSYPMRSERDPSLGIEEPGVYPLMVNVNGTPDYGEPARLDDARFLLPVLGVPPDPDSDESDAVTAVVPPDTSKPVGLTVVWPIADKPRLAAGAPGGTTPVRLIDDDLATSLAAGGRLDSLLSAVEFATGPQVDPDGHVREATCLAVDPDLLVTVNAMTGGYVVNDGPDAGPGTPTHPGAGQDAAVAWLNRLRALAKQMCVVSTTYAQADLDALHRVGDPGLSGIAVKGAGDIVDQILGVASVRGVNLIGDGPLTGSAVQLLSQQGQTVAIGAAEVTADSESDGSGATQGPADLRPVRYTPDVVAAPFDPAVGAALAGVGTDPVSPSYLDPSLNVPLQHASEVARRQDAIGALMWRALRPAIEPRTEILMPPLTWSAQPADAQAVLTATATMINAGMARPRPLTEVIADGNAVPPQRVAPLPENNLGDPRGRFDDAVVSGIAAVTGRLWGLTVALTTDARTGLTGYGYTAPLREDALRALSQSVPPDARNGLAQQRLTTVGRTVDDLFNAVTIVNPGGSYTLATERSPLPLALRNDLPVPIRVRLDVDAPPGMSVTDMGVIELPPGFLPLRVPIEVHFTQRVAVDVALRTENGLPLGEPVRLSVHSNAYGKVLFFITLTGGAILALLVGRRLWHRFRGQPDRADLDRPDPLEVALRFDEDTSGAPLTRTPDTGPGEK, encoded by the coding sequence ATGTCGGCGCTGTTCACGCTTCCATTGGCGAACCCGCGCACAGCCGCCGGGCAGCCGGGCGTCACCCCGTTTCTGACGGTGCACATCGATCGGATCACCCCCGATGTCGTCACCACGACCAGCGACCCGATCGTCACCGTCGCCGGCACCGTGCAGAACGTCGGTGACCGGCCCGTCCGCGACGTCATGGTGCGCCTCGAGGACACCGGTGCTGTGACGTCGTCGGCAGGGCTGCGGACCAACCTCACGGGCAACGTCGACCAGTTCGAACCCGTCGCCCAATTCATCACTCTCGCACCGGAATTGGAGCGCGGCGACGCTGTGCCGTTCGTGCTGTCCTACCCGATGCGCTCCGAGCGGGACCCGTCGCTGGGCATCGAGGAACCCGGCGTCTACCCGTTGATGGTCAACGTCAATGGCACTCCCGACTACGGCGAACCGGCCCGTCTCGACGACGCCCGCTTCCTGCTGCCGGTGCTCGGCGTCCCGCCCGATCCGGACTCCGACGAGAGCGACGCCGTGACGGCGGTCGTCCCGCCGGACACGTCCAAACCGGTCGGCCTGACCGTCGTGTGGCCGATCGCCGACAAGCCGCGGCTGGCCGCAGGGGCACCGGGCGGCACCACACCCGTCCGGCTCATCGACGACGACCTCGCGACCTCCCTGGCCGCGGGCGGACGGCTGGACAGCCTGTTGTCGGCCGTCGAGTTCGCGACGGGCCCGCAGGTCGATCCCGACGGGCACGTCCGAGAGGCGACGTGTCTAGCCGTCGACCCCGACCTGCTCGTCACCGTCAACGCGATGACGGGCGGCTACGTCGTCAACGACGGACCCGACGCCGGGCCGGGCACGCCGACGCACCCCGGCGCCGGACAGGACGCCGCGGTGGCGTGGCTCAATCGCCTGAGGGCGCTCGCCAAGCAGATGTGCGTGGTGTCGACCACCTACGCCCAGGCCGACCTCGATGCGTTGCACCGCGTCGGTGACCCCGGTCTGTCCGGCATCGCCGTCAAGGGCGCCGGCGACATCGTCGACCAAATCCTCGGCGTCGCATCGGTGCGCGGCGTCAACCTGATCGGCGACGGCCCCCTGACCGGGTCGGCGGTGCAGCTGCTGTCCCAACAAGGGCAGACGGTCGCGATCGGCGCCGCCGAGGTGACGGCGGACTCCGAGTCCGACGGGTCCGGCGCGACGCAGGGACCCGCGGACCTGCGGCCGGTGCGCTACACGCCCGACGTCGTCGCGGCGCCGTTCGACCCTGCGGTGGGGGCGGCGCTGGCCGGAGTGGGCACCGACCCGGTGTCGCCGTCGTACCTGGACCCGTCCCTGAACGTGCCGCTGCAGCACGCGTCGGAGGTGGCGCGCAGGCAGGACGCCATCGGCGCGCTGATGTGGCGGGCGCTGCGACCCGCCATCGAGCCCCGCACCGAGATCCTCATGCCGCCGTTGACGTGGAGTGCGCAGCCGGCCGATGCGCAGGCGGTGCTCACCGCGACGGCCACCATGATCAACGCCGGAATGGCACGGCCGCGGCCGCTCACCGAGGTGATCGCCGACGGCAATGCGGTTCCGCCACAACGTGTTGCGCCGCTGCCCGAGAACAACCTGGGTGATCCACGCGGGCGCTTCGACGACGCCGTCGTCTCCGGTATCGCCGCGGTGACGGGCCGGCTGTGGGGCCTGACCGTCGCGTTGACCACCGACGCGCGCACCGGCCTCACCGGATACGGCTACACCGCGCCGCTGCGAGAGGATGCGCTGCGCGCCTTGAGCCAGTCCGTACCACCGGATGCCCGCAACGGCCTTGCACAGCAACGGCTTACGACGGTCGGCCGCACGGTCGACGATCTCTTCAACGCCGTCACCATCGTCAACCCCGGCGGCTCCTACACGCTGGCGACCGAACGCAGCCCGCTGCCACTCGCACTGCGCAACGACCTGCCGGTGCCGATCCGGGTGCGGCTGGACGTCGACGCTCCCCCCGGCATGTCGGTCACGGACATGGGTGTCATCGAACTGCCGCCCGGCTTCCTGCCGCTGCGGGTGCCGATCGAGGTGCACTTCACCCAGCGCGTCGCCGTCGACGTCGCACTACGCACCGAGAACGGGTTGCCGCTCGGCGAGCCCGTGCGGTTGTCGGTGCACTCCAACGCCTACGGCAAGGTGCTTTTCTTCATCACCCTGACCGGCGGTGCGATCCTGGCGCTGCTGGTCGGCCGTCGGCTCTGGCATCGGTTCCGGGGCCAGCCCGACCGCGCGGACCTCGACCGGCCGGATCCGCTCGAGGTAGCGTTGCGCTTCGACGAGGACACCAGCGGCGCTCCGCTCACCCGGACCCCCGATACCGGTCCGGGCGAGAAATGA
- a CDS encoding NUDIX hydrolase, with amino-acid sequence MSDGEQAKPRRRRGRRRGRRAAGPPDGGAPQSGATPNAHNNAAVPNASDQPTPRPKPQKTRPRRPPDRLRTVHETSAGGLVIDGIDGPKDNQVAALIGRTDRRGRMLWSLPKGHIELGETAEQTAIREVAEETGIQGAVLAALGSIDYWFVTEGRRVHKTVHHYLMRFLDGELSDEDLEVSEVAWVPLKELPSRLAYADERRLAEVAGELIDKLHADGPAALPPLPRTSPRRRAQTHSHTRNRRPDEKTTRRTNGCGQGP; translated from the coding sequence GTGTCGGACGGCGAACAGGCCAAGCCCCGACGGCGCCGCGGGCGTCGTCGCGGCCGACGCGCGGCAGGTCCCCCGGACGGCGGTGCCCCACAGTCCGGCGCCACCCCGAACGCCCACAACAACGCCGCCGTCCCCAACGCGTCGGACCAGCCCACTCCGCGCCCCAAACCCCAGAAGACCCGCCCGCGTCGCCCACCGGACCGCCTTCGCACCGTGCACGAGACGTCGGCCGGAGGCCTGGTCATCGACGGGATCGACGGGCCCAAAGACAACCAGGTGGCGGCGCTGATCGGCCGCACCGACCGCCGCGGCCGCATGCTCTGGTCGCTGCCCAAGGGCCATATCGAGCTCGGTGAAACTGCAGAACAGACCGCGATCCGCGAGGTCGCCGAGGAAACCGGCATCCAGGGCGCCGTGCTCGCCGCACTAGGCAGCATCGACTACTGGTTCGTCACCGAGGGGCGGCGCGTGCACAAGACCGTGCACCATTACCTGATGCGCTTCCTCGACGGTGAGCTCTCCGACGAGGACCTCGAGGTCAGCGAGGTCGCCTGGGTGCCGCTGAAGGAGCTGCCCTCGCGGTTGGCCTATGCCGACGAACGGCGGCTCGCCGAGGTCGCCGGTGAGCTGATCGACAAACTGCACGCGGACGGGCCCGCTGCATTACCGCCGCTCCCCCGGACCTCGCCACGGCGGCGGGCCCAGACGCACTCGCACACCCGCAACCGTCGTCCCGATGAAAAGACAACTCGGCGGACGAACGGCTGCGGCCAAGGGCCGTGA
- a CDS encoding pullulanase, whose amino-acid sequence MEYCLGDGDGSASMWTAAPDLDLNGDGAFEAAGLDFDHDGLLDDAMADLDADGVADHLVRDFALGTGAAYFTDDGTGTWAVCLDRAGLLRWFGLDGVEHSGGVVVDVDADGQADDRLLDVDADGLADRAVSGEEAYVDTDADGRWDIKLSDRDADGKADGADEL is encoded by the coding sequence ATGGAGTACTGCCTCGGGGACGGCGACGGTTCGGCTTCGATGTGGACGGCGGCGCCCGATCTCGACTTGAACGGCGACGGCGCGTTCGAGGCGGCCGGTCTGGATTTCGACCATGACGGCCTGCTCGACGACGCGATGGCCGACCTGGACGCCGACGGCGTCGCCGACCACCTCGTCCGCGACTTCGCCCTCGGTACCGGCGCGGCGTACTTCACCGATGACGGCACCGGCACGTGGGCGGTGTGCCTGGACCGGGCGGGTCTGCTGCGATGGTTCGGCCTCGACGGCGTCGAACACAGCGGTGGGGTGGTGGTGGACGTCGACGCGGACGGCCAGGCCGACGACCGGCTTCTCGATGTCGACGCCGACGGGCTGGCCGATCGCGCGGTGAGCGGGGAGGAGGCCTACGTCGACACTGACGCCGACGGTCGGTGGGACATCAAGTTGAGCGACCGCGACGCCGACGGCAAGGCGGACGGCGCCGACGAGTTGTGA
- a CDS encoding CCA tRNA nucleotidyltransferase produces MAGSAADAELLAAAQVALNRHGDVLRDVGRVFADAGHELFLVGGSVRDALLGRLGADLDFTTDARPEQMQKFLSGWAEALWDMGIEFGTVGVGKSGHRLEITTFRADTYDQVSRNPEVRFGDRLDDDLVRRDFTSNAMAVRITADGPGEFHDPLGGLAAVRAKTLDTPAAPETSFGDDPLRMLRAARFVSQLGFTVAPRVVAALVEMAPQLERISKERVAAELDKLLLGADPVAGIDLMVQTGLGDVVLPEVGAMRMAIDEHHQHKDVYWHSLTVLRQAIDLEDEGPDLVLRWAALLHDIGKPATRKHEPDGGVSFHHHEVVGAKMVRKRMRALKYSKQMIDDVSQLVYLHLRFHGYGDGRWTDSAVRRYVTDAGPLLPKLHKLVRADCTTRNKRRAARLQAAYDDLEHRIAELAAKEDLARVRPDLDGNEIMKILGIPAGPQVGEAWRYLKELRLDRGPLSHDEAVDELKKWWNARGERSV; encoded by the coding sequence GTGGCCGGATCCGCTGCTGACGCAGAACTGCTTGCCGCGGCGCAGGTGGCGCTGAATCGGCACGGCGACGTTCTGCGCGATGTGGGACGGGTGTTCGCTGATGCGGGCCACGAACTGTTCCTCGTCGGCGGCAGCGTGCGCGACGCCCTGCTGGGCCGGCTGGGCGCCGACCTCGACTTCACCACCGACGCACGCCCCGAGCAGATGCAGAAGTTTCTGAGCGGATGGGCCGAGGCGCTGTGGGACATGGGCATCGAGTTCGGGACGGTCGGTGTCGGCAAGTCCGGTCACCGGTTGGAGATCACGACGTTCCGCGCCGACACATACGACCAGGTGTCGCGCAATCCGGAGGTGCGGTTCGGCGATCGCCTTGACGACGATCTGGTGCGCCGAGATTTCACCTCGAACGCGATGGCGGTGCGCATCACCGCCGATGGACCGGGTGAGTTCCACGATCCGCTCGGCGGGTTGGCGGCGGTGCGCGCCAAGACACTGGACACTCCCGCCGCGCCGGAGACGTCGTTCGGCGACGATCCGCTGCGGATGTTGCGGGCGGCGCGGTTCGTCTCGCAGCTGGGCTTCACCGTGGCGCCGCGAGTGGTGGCGGCTCTGGTCGAGATGGCGCCGCAGCTGGAGCGGATATCCAAGGAACGGGTGGCCGCAGAGTTGGACAAGCTGCTGCTCGGAGCGGATCCGGTCGCGGGCATCGACCTGATGGTGCAGACCGGCCTCGGCGATGTCGTGCTGCCGGAGGTGGGCGCCATGCGGATGGCCATCGACGAGCACCATCAGCACAAGGACGTCTACTGGCATTCGTTGACGGTGCTGCGCCAGGCGATCGACCTCGAGGATGAGGGCCCGGATCTGGTGCTGCGGTGGGCGGCGCTGCTGCACGACATCGGCAAGCCCGCGACCCGTAAGCACGAGCCCGACGGCGGCGTCAGCTTCCACCACCACGAGGTCGTCGGCGCGAAGATGGTGCGCAAGCGGATGCGCGCGCTGAAGTACTCCAAGCAGATGATCGACGACGTCTCGCAGCTGGTGTACCTGCACCTGCGGTTCCACGGTTACGGCGACGGCCGGTGGACGGATTCGGCCGTGCGCCGCTACGTCACCGACGCCGGCCCGCTGCTGCCGAAGCTGCACAAGCTGGTGCGCGCCGACTGCACGACCCGCAACAAGCGCCGCGCCGCCCGCCTGCAGGCCGCCTACGACGACCTCGAGCACCGCATCGCCGAACTGGCCGCCAAGGAGGATCTGGCGCGTGTGCGGCCAGATCTGGACGGCAACGAGATCATGAAGATCCTCGGCATTCCGGCCGGACCTCAGGTCGGTGAGGCGTGGCGGTATTTGAAGGAACTGCGCCTCGACCGCGGTCCGCTGTCGCACGACGAGGCCGTCGACGAGTTGAAGAAGTGGTGGAACGCGCGGGGTGAGCGCAGCGTCTGA
- a CDS encoding TIGR03084 family metal-binding protein, translating into MAGAEPMVADLRAESDELDALVADLPAERWAEQTPSPGWTIAHQIAHLLWTDRVALTAVTDESAFAALLEEAAKDPNGFVDAGAEELAALPPAELLADWRSTRNRLHDELLTVADGRKLPWFGPPMSAASMATARLMETWAHGLDVADALGVERPATSRLRSIAHIGVRTRDFAFNVNGLAPPADPFLVQLRAPDGSTWSWGPEDAAQRVTGSALDFCMLVTQRRPLSKLDVTAIGEDAERWLGIAQAFAGPPGAGRSA; encoded by the coding sequence ATGGCTGGTGCAGAGCCGATGGTCGCCGATCTGCGGGCTGAAAGCGATGAACTCGACGCGCTGGTGGCCGATCTTCCCGCCGAACGCTGGGCCGAGCAGACGCCGTCACCGGGATGGACGATCGCCCATCAGATCGCGCACCTGTTGTGGACCGACCGCGTGGCGCTGACGGCGGTCACCGACGAATCCGCGTTCGCGGCGCTGCTCGAAGAGGCTGCCAAGGATCCCAACGGCTTCGTCGACGCGGGTGCCGAAGAACTCGCCGCGCTCCCGCCCGCCGAACTGCTCGCCGACTGGCGCAGTACCCGCAACCGGCTGCATGACGAGCTTCTGACGGTGGCCGACGGCCGCAAGCTGCCGTGGTTCGGTCCGCCGATGAGCGCCGCGTCCATGGCCACCGCTCGCCTGATGGAGACGTGGGCGCACGGCCTCGACGTGGCGGACGCGCTCGGCGTCGAGCGGCCCGCCACATCGCGGCTGCGGTCGATCGCACACATCGGGGTGCGCACGCGAGACTTCGCCTTCAACGTCAACGGCCTTGCGCCACCGGCGGATCCGTTCCTCGTCCAGTTACGCGCACCCGACGGGTCGACGTGGTCCTGGGGCCCGGAGGATGCGGCGCAACGGGTCACCGGGTCGGCGCTGGACTTCTGCATGCTGGTCACCCAACGCAGGCCGCTCTCGAAGCTGGACGTGACGGCCATCGGCGAGGACGCCGAGCGGTGGCTCGGCATCGCGCAGGCGTTCGCCGGTCCGCCGGGCGCGGGCCGGTCAGCTTGA